Proteins from a genomic interval of Chryseobacterium indologenes:
- the recA gene encoding recombinase RecA codes for MSNIDDKKKALALVLDKLDKTYGKGTVMTLGDESIDNTVEVIPSGSLGLDIALGIGGYPKGRIIEIYGPESSGKTTLTLHAIAEAQKAGGIAAFIDAEHAFDRTYAAKLGIDLENLIISQPDNGEQALEIADNLIRSGAIDIVVIDSVAALTPKAEIEGEMGDSKMGLHARLMSQALRKLTATISRTKCTVIFINQLREKIGVMFGNPETTTGGNALKFYASVRIDIRKASAPIKNGDEAIGSRVKVKIVKNKVAPPFKMAEFDIMYGEGVSKVGEILDTAVDMGIVKKSGSWFSYEESKLGQGRDAVKDVLKDNPELSEELENKIKEELKNK; via the coding sequence ATGAGTAACATTGATGATAAGAAAAAAGCACTGGCATTGGTGCTTGATAAGTTAGATAAAACATACGGAAAGGGAACGGTAATGACTTTAGGTGATGAATCTATAGACAATACGGTAGAAGTAATTCCTTCGGGTTCTTTAGGATTAGATATCGCATTAGGTATAGGAGGATATCCGAAAGGGAGAATCATTGAAATCTATGGTCCTGAATCTTCCGGTAAAACAACTTTAACACTTCATGCGATTGCTGAAGCTCAGAAAGCAGGTGGTATTGCTGCATTCATTGATGCAGAGCACGCTTTCGACAGAACATATGCTGCAAAATTAGGGATCGATTTGGAAAACCTTATCATTTCTCAACCGGATAACGGAGAGCAGGCTTTGGAAATTGCCGATAACCTGATCCGTTCAGGAGCTATTGATATCGTAGTCATTGACTCTGTAGCAGCACTTACACCAAAAGCAGAGATTGAAGGGGAAATGGGAGATTCTAAAATGGGTCTTCACGCAAGATTAATGTCTCAGGCATTAAGAAAGCTTACTGCAACTATTTCAAGAACGAAATGTACGGTGATCTTCATCAACCAGCTGAGAGAAAAAATCGGTGTAATGTTCGGAAACCCAGAAACAACTACCGGAGGTAACGCTCTTAAATTCTACGCTTCTGTAAGAATTGATATCAGAAAAGCAAGTGCTCCAATCAAAAATGGAGATGAAGCAATAGGAAGTCGTGTAAAAGTGAAAATTGTGAAAAACAAAGTAGCTCCACCATTCAAGATGGCTGAATTTGATATTATGTACGGAGAAGGGGTTTCTAAAGTAGGAGAAATTCTTGATACCGCAGTAGATATGGGAATTGTAAAGAAAAGCGGTTCATGGTTCAGCTATGAAGAATCTAAACTGGGTCAGGGACGTGATGCCGTAAAAGATGTTTTAAAAGATAATCCTGAACTTTCTGAGGAATTAGAAAACAAAATTAAGGAAGAATTGAAAAACAAATAG
- a CDS encoding S9 family peptidase: MKLKCTVFILLIMTCFMYGQKKPLDHSVYDSWQNIGSRKITNDGKWIAYSVDVQEGNSNLFLYSVKNKTSRKFERATKVNLTGDSRFAVFQIRPLYKDIKAVKDKKLKKNKLTKDSLAIVDFLNGQTEKIPNVKTFKIPEKSGSYVAYLLENTKDKSSDDASDKEDGDDKQDDKNEKPLQLVVRNLLNGKNTTYDNVIRYEFSKNGKQLAFVTKKPDEKKDKKQGKESTEDKSDDKKETDKSKPKKYALQTVQVIDLQRGTVMKASEMEGDFSQLSFDEEGNQLAFVGTSSAQNDLVKLYQLYYFNFKGNKKEIVTNDNTQMKKNWVISENRLPLFSKNGKQLYFGVAPKPIAKDTAMIANDHAVVDIWNYKDDYLQTIQLKELKNDLKKSYAAVMQTEKPDSFRNIDGEDLDTLRWVNEGNAEFALGITSLNNRIPSQWEGATKKTYFLINNKTGERTEVVKNLNGSVEVSPLGNYVVIFDKEKGKWLSYNVKTKQTLPLNDGLSVSFVDEEFDMPDFPSSYGIASWTNNDESVIIRDRYDLWEFFLKGSKKPRNITNGFGRKNKITFDTYDLDEDIKSLNRKSSIYLSAFDNTSKANGIFKTSIQSNVDPVKIQMENVWGYRNLQKAKNAEEYILVKESYTDSPNIFVTSDFSEQQKLSKTNPQQNLYNWGTDELVHWTTPKGNTSTGVLYKPEDFNPNKKYPMIVYFYEKLSDNLNRYVAPAPTPSRLNISYFVSNGYLVFTPDISYTDGFPGESAMEYINSGVEKLKQNSWVDGTKIGIQGQSWGGYQVAYLIAHTNMYAAAWSGAPVVNMTSAYGGIRWTSGMNRQFQYEKSQSRLGKNLWEAPELYIKNSPLFTIDKVKTPVVIMSNDQDGAVPWYQGIEMFTALRRLGKPVWLLNYNGDDHNLVKRQNRKDIQIREQQFFDYYLKGAKAPVWMTKGVPATQKGKNWGFELTDEKPN, translated from the coding sequence ATGAAGTTGAAATGTACCGTTTTTATTCTGCTCATCATGACCTGCTTTATGTATGGACAGAAAAAACCTTTAGATCATTCTGTCTATGATAGCTGGCAGAATATCGGTTCGAGAAAAATAACAAATGATGGAAAGTGGATTGCCTATTCCGTAGATGTTCAGGAAGGAAATTCTAATCTTTTTTTATACTCAGTTAAAAATAAAACTTCCAGAAAGTTTGAAAGGGCAACAAAAGTAAATTTAACAGGTGATTCAAGATTTGCCGTTTTTCAGATCCGTCCTTTGTATAAAGATATAAAAGCGGTAAAAGATAAAAAGCTTAAAAAAAACAAACTCACAAAAGACAGCCTCGCCATAGTAGATTTTTTGAATGGTCAGACGGAGAAGATTCCCAATGTGAAAACATTTAAAATTCCTGAAAAATCCGGCTCCTACGTTGCGTATCTTCTGGAAAATACAAAAGATAAATCTTCAGATGACGCCTCAGATAAAGAAGATGGCGATGACAAACAAGATGATAAAAACGAGAAACCCCTTCAGCTGGTAGTACGAAATCTTTTGAATGGAAAAAATACAACGTATGATAATGTAATCCGCTACGAGTTCAGCAAAAATGGAAAGCAGCTTGCTTTTGTAACCAAGAAGCCGGACGAAAAAAAGGATAAAAAGCAAGGAAAGGAGTCAACAGAGGATAAATCTGATGATAAAAAAGAGACTGACAAATCAAAGCCGAAAAAATATGCGCTTCAGACGGTGCAGGTAATTGATCTGCAGAGGGGAACAGTCATGAAAGCTTCTGAAATGGAAGGCGATTTTTCACAATTGTCTTTTGATGAAGAAGGAAATCAGCTGGCATTTGTAGGAACTTCTTCTGCACAGAATGATTTGGTGAAGCTGTATCAATTGTATTATTTTAATTTTAAAGGAAATAAAAAAGAAATTGTTACCAATGACAATACACAAATGAAAAAAAATTGGGTGATTTCTGAAAACCGTTTGCCCTTATTCAGCAAAAACGGAAAACAGCTGTATTTTGGTGTAGCTCCGAAACCCATAGCAAAAGATACTGCCATGATTGCCAATGATCATGCTGTTGTAGATATCTGGAATTATAAAGATGACTACCTGCAAACGATACAATTAAAAGAATTGAAAAACGATCTGAAAAAATCATACGCAGCTGTAATGCAGACGGAAAAACCGGATTCTTTTAGAAATATTGACGGTGAGGATCTGGATACTTTACGATGGGTGAATGAAGGGAACGCTGAATTTGCCCTTGGTATCACAAGTTTAAACAACCGTATTCCTTCGCAATGGGAAGGTGCAACGAAGAAGACCTATTTTCTGATTAACAATAAAACCGGAGAACGAACGGAAGTTGTTAAAAACCTGAACGGATCAGTGGAGGTCTCTCCGCTAGGAAATTATGTGGTGATTTTTGACAAAGAAAAAGGGAAGTGGCTGAGCTATAACGTTAAAACAAAACAAACACTCCCGCTCAATGATGGATTATCTGTTTCCTTTGTTGATGAAGAGTTTGATATGCCGGATTTCCCAAGCTCTTATGGCATTGCCTCCTGGACCAATAATGATGAATCTGTCATTATCAGGGACCGGTATGATCTTTGGGAGTTTTTCCTGAAAGGTTCAAAGAAACCAAGAAATATAACGAACGGATTCGGGCGAAAAAATAAAATAACATTTGATACCTATGACCTGGATGAAGATATCAAAAGCTTAAACCGAAAGTCTTCTATTTATTTATCAGCATTCGACAATACATCCAAGGCGAATGGAATTTTTAAAACGTCGATTCAATCAAATGTTGATCCTGTAAAAATTCAAATGGAAAATGTGTGGGGATATAGAAATCTTCAGAAGGCAAAGAATGCAGAAGAATACATTCTGGTAAAGGAATCGTATACAGATTCTCCGAATATTTTTGTAACCTCGGATTTTTCAGAACAACAAAAACTGAGTAAGACAAATCCTCAGCAAAATCTTTATAATTGGGGAACAGATGAATTGGTGCACTGGACGACGCCAAAAGGAAATACTTCTACAGGAGTTTTGTATAAGCCTGAAGATTTCAATCCGAACAAAAAATATCCGATGATCGTTTATTTCTATGAAAAGCTTTCGGATAATCTGAACCGTTATGTAGCACCGGCTCCCACGCCTTCAAGATTAAATATTTCTTATTTTGTGAGCAACGGATATTTGGTTTTTACTCCTGATATTTCTTATACTGACGGTTTTCCGGGAGAATCTGCGATGGAATATATTAATTCAGGAGTTGAAAAGCTAAAGCAAAATTCGTGGGTAGATGGTACTAAAATAGGAATTCAGGGACAAAGCTGGGGTGGTTACCAGGTAGCATATCTTATCGCCCATACCAATATGTACGCAGCGGCCTGGAGTGGTGCTCCTGTAGTCAACATGACTTCTGCGTACGGAGGAATTCGATGGACTTCCGGAATGAACAGACAGTTTCAGTATGAAAAGTCTCAAAGCAGATTAGGTAAGAATTTGTGGGAAGCACCGGAACTTTATATTAAAAATTCACCGCTTTTTACCATTGATAAAGTGAAAACTCCCGTAGTTATTATGAGTAACGATCAGGATGGAGCTGTACCATGGTACCAGGGAATCGAGATGTTTACCGCATTGCGCCGTCTTGGAAAACCTGTATGGCTTCTGAATTACAACGGGGATGATCATAACCTTGTCAAACGTCAGAACAGGAAAGATATCCAAATCCGTGAGCAGCAGTTTTTTGACTATTATCTTAAAGGGGCTAAAGCTCCGGTCTGGATGACAAAAGGAGTTCCAGCTACCCAGAAAGGGAAAAACTGGGGATTTGAGTTAACAGATGAAAAACCTAATTGA